In Pseudomonas sp. DNDY-54, a genomic segment contains:
- a CDS encoding ArsA family ATPase encodes MLLTLGAQRRVLFIGGKGGVGKTTVAAATALQQARAGRRVLLISTDPAHNLGHLWNRSIGSHIVRLAAGLDGLELDPDETVRQHLDEVGSALRRLMPPHLAGEVDKHMALSRDAPGMHEAALLERIADTVIQGLDDYDLLVFDTAPSGHTSRLMALPEMMTAWTEGLLQRQERSKRFGDVLRNFGKDDSGLGESVLGQEKAGGEDRQQRVRQLLYRRRERFGQLRDLIRDRQRCAFVIVLAAERLPVLETIELQAQLQRSGIDVAGLVVNKRSPADAGAFLAERHAQEQRHLDTLQQALPDLPLQQLPLLAEDVVGEAALDAFGERLSRN; translated from the coding sequence ATGTTGCTGACGCTGGGGGCGCAACGCCGGGTGCTGTTCATCGGCGGCAAGGGCGGCGTCGGCAAAACCACCGTCGCCGCCGCCACGGCATTGCAGCAGGCACGTGCCGGGCGCCGTGTGCTGCTGATCTCCACCGATCCAGCACACAATCTCGGGCATCTCTGGAATCGCTCGATCGGTTCGCACATCGTGCGTCTGGCCGCCGGACTCGACGGCCTAGAACTTGACCCCGACGAAACCGTTCGCCAACACCTCGACGAGGTCGGCAGCGCCCTACGCCGCCTGATGCCGCCGCACCTGGCTGGCGAGGTCGACAAGCACATGGCGTTGTCGCGCGACGCACCCGGGATGCACGAAGCGGCGTTGCTCGAACGCATCGCGGACACCGTCATCCAGGGTCTGGACGACTACGACCTGCTGGTCTTCGACACCGCCCCGTCCGGCCACACCTCACGGCTGATGGCCCTGCCCGAAATGATGACCGCGTGGACCGAAGGCCTGCTGCAGCGCCAGGAACGGAGCAAGCGCTTCGGTGACGTGCTGCGCAATTTCGGCAAGGACGACAGCGGTCTCGGTGAAAGCGTGCTCGGCCAGGAAAAGGCGGGCGGTGAAGACCGCCAACAGCGCGTGCGCCAGTTGCTCTACCGACGCCGCGAACGCTTCGGTCAGCTGCGCGATCTGATCCGGGATCGGCAGCGCTGCGCCTTCGTCATCGTTCTCGCCGCCGAGCGCCTGCCGGTGCTGGAAACCATCGAACTGCAGGCACAGCTGCAACGCAGCGGCATTGACGTCGCCGGATTGGTGGTGAACAAACGCTCACCAGCCGACGCCGGCGCTTTTCTTGCCGAACGGCATGCCCAGGAACAACGTCACCTGGACACGCTGCAGCAAGCACTGCCGGACCTGCCGCTGCAGCAACTGCCCCTGCTCGCCGAGGACGTGGTCGGTGAAGCCGCGCTCGACGCGTTTGGCGAACGTCTGTCGCGCAACTGA
- a CDS encoding cory-CC-star protein: MTPRPLFERLSAGLKEFYVAPYRRTFARARRDEDDLFMLLVFSEALGVPNPAAWYTLELMPDLYERFHDWHQRMGMEHSPLDHIGCC; encoded by the coding sequence GTGACGCCGCGACCGTTATTCGAACGTCTCTCGGCCGGGCTGAAGGAATTCTACGTCGCGCCCTATCGGCGCACCTTTGCCCGCGCCCGGCGCGACGAAGACGATCTGTTCATGTTGCTGGTCTTCTCCGAAGCACTGGGCGTGCCCAACCCCGCCGCCTGGTACACCCTGGAGCTGATGCCGGACCTCTACGAGCGCTTCCACGACTGGCATCAGCGTATGGGCATGGAGCATTCACCGCTGGATCACATCGGATGTTGCTGA
- a CDS encoding CsgG/HfaB family protein, giving the protein MNKKLMASLVGVSLLFGGCATEQSRTLEVAKVTSATSVYQGQRSPISVGKFDNRSSYMRGLFSDGVDRLGGQSKTILITHLQQSNRFNVLDRDNMNEIAQESAISNKRAQLRGADFVVTGDVTEFGRKEVGDHQLFGILGRGKSQIAYAKVNLNIVNVNTSEVVFSSQGAGEYSLSNREVIGFGGTASYDSTLNGKVLDLAIREAVNNLVSGIDSGAWRPAQ; this is encoded by the coding sequence ATGAACAAGAAGCTCATGGCCAGTCTGGTCGGTGTCAGCCTGCTGTTCGGCGGCTGCGCCACGGAGCAGTCGCGCACCCTTGAGGTGGCCAAAGTCACGTCTGCTACCAGTGTGTATCAAGGTCAGCGAAGCCCGATATCCGTTGGCAAGTTCGATAACCGCTCCAGCTACATGCGCGGTCTGTTTTCCGATGGCGTCGATCGGTTGGGAGGCCAATCGAAAACCATCCTGATCACGCATTTGCAGCAGTCCAACCGCTTCAATGTGCTGGATCGCGACAACATGAATGAGATTGCGCAGGAAAGCGCCATTTCCAACAAACGTGCACAGCTACGTGGCGCAGACTTCGTGGTAACTGGCGACGTGACCGAGTTCGGTCGCAAGGAAGTGGGTGATCACCAGTTATTCGGCATTCTAGGCCGCGGCAAGTCCCAGATCGCCTATGCCAAAGTCAACCTGAACATCGTTAACGTGAACACATCCGAAGTGGTGTTTTCGTCTCAGGGCGCAGGTGAATACAGTCTGTCGAACCGCGAAGTCATTGGCTTCGGCGGCACCGCCAGCTACGACTCGACCCTCAACGGCAAGGTGCTTGACCTGGCCATCCGCGAAGCCGTCAACAACCTCGTTTCAGGCATCGATAGCGGCGCCTGGCGTCCCGCCCAATAA
- a CDS encoding antibiotic biosynthesis monooxygenase: MSTEPVTLMVARRVRDGRYHDLLAWLNEGELLAADFPGYLGSGVLAPPPGDDEFQIVFRFANELTLDAWEHSASRRAWLQRGSDLFAQPHEQRARGIDTWFGHNDITPPPRWKQSVAIWLAFFPVSLLFNLIFGGVLSELSLVMRILISTLALTPLMTYLFIPLSTRVLAPWLRTPPRAGLQATKQAVTAR; this comes from the coding sequence ATGTCTACCGAACCCGTCACCCTGATGGTGGCCCGCCGCGTACGCGATGGCCGCTACCACGATCTGCTCGCCTGGCTGAACGAAGGCGAGTTGCTGGCTGCGGACTTTCCCGGCTACCTCGGCTCCGGCGTGCTGGCGCCGCCGCCTGGCGACGATGAGTTTCAGATCGTATTCCGCTTCGCCAATGAGCTGACCCTTGATGCCTGGGAGCATTCGGCCTCGCGTCGGGCCTGGCTGCAACGCGGCAGTGATCTGTTCGCCCAGCCGCATGAACAGCGCGCACGGGGAATCGACACCTGGTTCGGCCATAACGACATCACACCTCCTCCGCGCTGGAAGCAGAGCGTGGCGATCTGGCTGGCGTTCTTTCCGGTATCGCTGCTGTTCAATCTGATCTTCGGTGGCGTGCTCAGCGAGCTGAGCCTGGTGATGCGCATTCTGATCAGCACTCTCGCGCTCACGCCGCTGATGACCTACCTCTTCATCCCCCTGTCCACCCGCGTGCTTGCGCCCTGGTTGCGCACGCCGCCTCGTGCTGGGCTGCAGGCGACGAAGCAGGCCGTGACCGCCCGCTGA
- a CDS encoding sigma-54 dependent transcriptional regulator: MQTDDISAQRVLVVEDDDGLRQLLVEELEDRALAVRSVASAEDAVPLLDTWEPDLVVSDLRLPGADGMVLLRRVKAMQAAPAFLVITAFGSIQQAVAALKEGADEFLTKPLDLDHLGLAVSRALETRHLRDEVRRFQQLLSDDRFHGMLGRSRVMRGLFDQIRQLARAAGPVLVIGESGTGKELVARAVHAESVRAQRPFLAINCAGLPAELLESEFFGHAAGAFTGASRTHKGLFQQADGGTLFLDEIGEMPLALQAKLLRVLQEGTIRPVGGERELSVDVRIIAASNRPLETAAGRESFREDLFFRLETFILQVPPLRDREEDRELLAANFVAHFAARDGRPVRGLSQAALEQLRRYPFPGNVRELQNAMERAVTFCHGRSIELEHLPTRIASYQDTPAQANANDLLGLMIDGPLLPTLDELEMRYIHHVMECVEGNKRRAAALLGIGRRTLYRRLGEKEQDVDEP, encoded by the coding sequence CACAGCGGGTGCTAGTCGTGGAGGATGACGATGGCCTGCGCCAGCTGCTGGTCGAGGAGCTGGAAGATCGAGCGCTCGCGGTGCGATCGGTGGCCAGTGCTGAAGATGCTGTGCCGCTGCTGGACACCTGGGAGCCGGATCTGGTGGTCAGCGACCTGCGTTTGCCGGGCGCTGACGGCATGGTGTTGCTGCGGCGAGTCAAGGCGATGCAGGCAGCGCCCGCGTTTCTCGTGATCACCGCATTCGGCAGCATCCAACAGGCGGTGGCGGCACTGAAGGAGGGTGCGGATGAATTCCTGACCAAGCCGCTGGACCTGGATCATCTTGGCTTGGCCGTGTCACGCGCTCTGGAAACCCGCCACTTGCGTGACGAGGTGCGGCGCTTTCAGCAGCTGCTCAGCGACGATCGCTTCCACGGCATGCTCGGACGCAGCCGGGTCATGCGTGGCCTGTTCGACCAGATCCGTCAGCTCGCCCGGGCCGCCGGGCCGGTATTGGTGATCGGCGAGAGTGGCACCGGCAAGGAGCTGGTAGCGCGGGCCGTGCACGCCGAAAGCGTGCGGGCGCAACGGCCGTTTCTGGCGATCAATTGCGCCGGGCTGCCGGCCGAATTGCTAGAGAGTGAGTTTTTCGGACACGCAGCTGGGGCCTTTACCGGCGCCAGCCGCACCCACAAAGGGCTGTTCCAGCAAGCCGATGGCGGCACGCTGTTTCTCGATGAGATCGGCGAAATGCCGCTGGCCTTGCAGGCCAAGCTGCTGCGCGTGCTGCAGGAAGGCACCATCCGTCCGGTCGGCGGCGAGCGCGAGCTGAGCGTCGATGTACGAATCATTGCCGCGAGCAACCGTCCGTTGGAAACCGCCGCCGGTCGCGAGTCGTTCCGCGAAGACCTGTTCTTCCGCCTGGAGACCTTCATCCTGCAGGTGCCGCCGCTGCGTGATCGCGAGGAAGACCGCGAATTGCTCGCCGCCAACTTCGTCGCGCATTTCGCCGCACGCGATGGCCGGCCGGTGCGCGGGCTGTCACAGGCGGCGCTGGAGCAGCTGCGGCGTTATCCGTTCCCCGGCAACGTGCGCGAACTGCAGAACGCTATGGAACGTGCGGTAACCTTTTGCCATGGCCGCAGCATCGAGCTGGAACACCTGCCGACACGCATCGCCAGCTACCAGGACACTCCCGCTCAAGCCAACGCGAATGACCTGCTCGGGCTGATGATCGACGGCCCGCTGCTGCCGACCCTCGACGAGCTGGAGATGCGTTACATCCATCACGTAATGGAATGCGTCGAAGGCAACAAGCGGCGTGCGGCGGCGCTGCTGGGTATCGGCCGGCGCACGCTCTACCGCCGGCTCGGGGAAAAGGAGCAGGACGTCGACGAGCCTTGA
- a CDS encoding DUF799 domain-containing protein yields MRLISLRTFLVLAAVALTTGCATQKAPYDYSAFERNNPASIVVLPPVNTSPDIKASYSVLSQVTYPLAEAGYYVLPVAVVDETFKQNGLMNADEMHMAPPAKLREIFGADAALYMEVSRYGSSYKVLTSEVAVEASGKLVDLRSGDVLWEGRALASTAENQNNSGGGLVGMLISAAVNQIVNSLSDRSHEVAGITSHRLLTANRPDGILSGPRSPLYKQNRLANR; encoded by the coding sequence ATGCGTTTAATTTCCCTCAGAACATTCCTGGTCCTCGCGGCCGTCGCGTTGACCACAGGCTGTGCCACACAAAAGGCACCCTATGACTACAGCGCCTTCGAGCGAAACAACCCGGCCTCGATCGTCGTGCTGCCGCCGGTCAATACTTCTCCGGACATCAAGGCCAGCTACAGCGTGCTGTCACAGGTCACCTACCCACTGGCCGAAGCCGGTTACTACGTGCTGCCCGTGGCCGTCGTTGATGAAACCTTCAAGCAGAACGGCCTGATGAACGCCGATGAAATGCACATGGCCCCGCCTGCGAAGCTGCGCGAGATCTTTGGTGCCGACGCTGCGCTTTATATGGAAGTCAGCCGCTACGGCAGCAGCTACAAGGTGCTGACCAGCGAAGTCGCGGTTGAAGCGAGCGGCAAACTGGTCGACCTGCGCAGCGGTGATGTGCTCTGGGAGGGCCGTGCGCTCGCGAGCACGGCAGAAAATCAGAACAACTCCGGCGGCGGCCTGGTGGGCATGCTGATCAGCGCGGCCGTCAACCAGATCGTCAACAGCCTGAGCGACCGCAGCCATGAAGTCGCTGGCATCACCAGCCATCGCTTACTGACCGCCAACCGTCCGGATGGCATTCTCAGCGGCCCACGCTCGCCGCTGTACAAGCAGAACCGACTCGCCAATCGCTGA
- a CDS encoding spermidine/putrescine ABC transporter substrate-binding protein, translating to MNNKETLAPCRVSGALLAMACLLFPSTATHAADTLNLLNWEEYLSEAVIERWEAETGVKIQQVYFDSGDKRDEILAKPNHRIDVALTELISSDRFGERGLLEPIDAKLLPNLEHVPPRWRESCGVHGVPYLWGTLGIAYRHDRLPAAPTSWADLLQPARSDEPHIIMMEDHEDILAGALIYRQHSINTSNNDELKAAFELLKAQSPAVLTYEYAITSLRSQRYLDNADMALAYSGDQQVLNEVEGVDGEPWRYVVPKEGTLLWVDCLSVPANGAQRELAYRFLNFISDPEIAALNATDLGVATTNAAAQALLPADIRQDTTIYPPDAVLQNSQVYQPRPLEATQTRRRIISALTNAHDAR from the coding sequence ATGAATAACAAGGAAACACTCGCACCCTGCCGTGTCAGCGGCGCATTGCTGGCCATGGCCTGCCTGCTGTTTCCCTCGACCGCGACACATGCGGCAGACACCCTGAACCTGCTGAACTGGGAGGAATACCTCAGCGAAGCCGTCATCGAACGCTGGGAAGCCGAGACCGGGGTGAAAATCCAACAGGTGTATTTCGACAGCGGGGACAAGCGCGACGAAATCCTGGCCAAACCGAACCATCGGATCGACGTTGCGCTGACCGAGCTGATCAGCTCGGACCGTTTCGGCGAACGTGGCCTGCTCGAACCGATAGACGCGAAATTACTACCCAACCTTGAACATGTTCCGCCGCGCTGGCGTGAAAGCTGTGGTGTGCACGGCGTCCCCTACCTCTGGGGAACCCTTGGCATCGCCTACCGGCATGACCGGTTACCGGCCGCGCCCACCTCGTGGGCCGACCTGCTGCAACCGGCCCGCAGCGACGAGCCGCACATCATCATGATGGAAGACCACGAAGACATCCTCGCCGGCGCGCTGATCTATCGGCAGCACTCGATCAATACCTCTAACAATGACGAGTTGAAAGCCGCGTTCGAATTGCTGAAGGCGCAATCCCCCGCAGTGTTGACCTACGAATATGCCATCACTTCGCTGCGCAGCCAGCGCTACCTCGACAACGCTGATATGGCCCTGGCATACAGCGGCGATCAGCAGGTGCTCAATGAAGTTGAGGGCGTGGACGGCGAGCCGTGGCGCTACGTTGTGCCCAAAGAGGGCACGTTGCTCTGGGTCGACTGCCTGTCCGTTCCGGCTAACGGAGCGCAACGGGAACTGGCGTACCGCTTCCTGAATTTCATCAGTGATCCGGAAATAGCCGCCTTGAATGCGACCGATCTGGGCGTCGCCACGACCAACGCAGCAGCGCAAGCGCTGCTGCCAGCAGACATCAGGCAGGACACAACCATCTATCCGCCAGACGCGGTGCTGCAGAACAGTCAGGTCTACCAACCGCGTCCGCTAGAGGCCACGCAGACGCGGCGGCGCATCATCAGCGCGCTGACAAACGCCCATGACGCTCGGTAA
- a CDS encoding bifunctional diguanylate cyclase/phosphodiesterase, with product MTLGKRALLAIFPVILIVQLLAATTAYLTQRASLLGLEQARLEQRLSALKSAYLDYEAFNRSVLYSILDSEALTLFLRESDTAYRNDTLGLRIQQSIRTLSTTRLSFVSFAIVEPDDEVAYYFESSLSPFASMTATQQRIVREAKQIDETREMTYVENAEGGPLLVDTDFILPASSTRPLPSQRGEAFTLQLAVRPEQFLELKTRLEADYGAALEIAPTLSPAPLQLSADVELSAALTARLTPPPAYIADRLRTLSLAFLIGGSLVCLLTIALLMLLIRRYITDPISHLGNQLTDVLLCKREALDAPTDGGEIGRLALNMKTLHERNTEALQRIQEISWTDSLTHISNRAHFSMLASAMHDACEQSGQQLALLFIDLDNFKQVNDQHGHDAGDALLRIFALRAQGALDRHREAHPETETAFARLSGDEFAVLLMAAPESDCLGELTDALLGLCRGGFRVEDRLYQVSVSIGTARYPDDADSFTQLLTRADTAMYQAKAEGKNASVAFSAALEQRDQRIRVIEEQLRTLEGDDQFRLVYMPAVNREGAVVSCEVLLRWHSPLLGTVSPGEFIPIAERAGLFPKIDSWVIDQALAGYPALVELFGAGVILAINVSSAQLTDDRLCNYLIERAAHYGICPNRIEIELTETYAAELSSQTMEVVRTIRMAGFRVAIDDFGVGYTSIQQLLEYPADTIKLDMAIVERLTRPEMQQSLTAIVAFCRAQGKRVNAEGVDTLEKQSALLQAGCDLFQGYLISPPRSVSALKDWVAVRNSAHSELRLDLMPSRTLPAES from the coding sequence ATGACGCTCGGTAAACGTGCACTGCTGGCGATCTTTCCAGTCATCCTGATTGTTCAGCTGCTGGCCGCCACGACCGCTTATCTGACCCAACGTGCTTCGCTGCTGGGTCTCGAGCAGGCGCGCCTGGAACAACGTCTTTCAGCGTTGAAATCTGCCTATCTGGATTACGAGGCGTTCAATCGGAGCGTGCTCTACTCGATCCTCGACAGCGAAGCGCTGACGCTCTTCCTGCGCGAATCGGACACCGCTTACCGCAACGACACCCTCGGTTTGCGCATTCAACAGAGCATCCGCACGCTGTCCACGACGCGCCTTTCATTCGTTTCCTTCGCCATCGTCGAACCAGACGACGAGGTGGCGTATTACTTCGAAAGCAGCCTGTCGCCGTTCGCCAGCATGACGGCCACTCAACAGCGGATCGTTCGCGAAGCCAAGCAAATCGACGAAACCCGCGAGATGACCTACGTTGAAAACGCCGAAGGCGGGCCGCTGCTGGTGGACACCGATTTCATCCTGCCGGCGTCTTCCACTCGCCCACTGCCGAGTCAGCGCGGTGAGGCCTTCACCTTGCAGCTGGCCGTACGACCGGAACAATTCCTCGAGTTGAAGACGCGTCTCGAGGCGGATTACGGCGCGGCCTTGGAGATCGCACCCACACTGAGCCCGGCGCCGTTGCAGCTGTCCGCTGATGTCGAACTGTCCGCCGCCTTGACCGCCCGGCTGACCCCGCCTCCCGCATATATTGCCGATCGGCTGCGCACGCTCAGCCTGGCCTTTCTCATCGGCGGCTCGCTCGTCTGCCTGCTGACCATCGCCCTGCTGATGCTGCTGATCCGCCGCTACATCACCGACCCCATCAGCCATTTGGGCAATCAACTTACCGATGTGCTGCTGTGCAAGCGTGAGGCGCTGGACGCGCCCACCGATGGCGGTGAAATCGGCCGCCTCGCGCTCAACATGAAGACGCTCCACGAGCGCAACACCGAAGCCTTGCAACGTATTCAGGAGATTTCCTGGACCGACAGCCTGACCCACATCAGCAATCGGGCCCACTTCAGCATGCTCGCCTCGGCGATGCATGACGCGTGCGAGCAGAGCGGCCAGCAGCTGGCGCTGTTGTTCATCGACCTGGACAACTTCAAGCAGGTCAACGATCAGCACGGCCATGACGCAGGCGACGCGTTGCTGCGGATCTTTGCCTTGCGAGCACAGGGCGCGCTTGATCGGCACCGTGAGGCCCACCCGGAGACCGAGACGGCGTTTGCGCGACTGTCTGGTGACGAGTTCGCCGTTCTGCTGATGGCGGCGCCTGAGAGCGATTGCCTGGGCGAACTGACGGATGCCTTGCTTGGCCTGTGCCGTGGCGGGTTCCGCGTGGAGGATCGGCTTTATCAGGTCAGCGTCAGCATTGGCACCGCGCGCTACCCCGATGACGCGGACTCCTTCACCCAGCTTTTGACGCGCGCCGACACCGCCATGTACCAGGCGAAAGCCGAGGGCAAGAATGCGTCAGTCGCGTTCTCGGCCGCACTGGAGCAACGTGACCAGCGCATCCGCGTGATCGAAGAACAGCTCCGCACGCTCGAGGGCGATGATCAGTTCCGCCTGGTGTACATGCCGGCGGTCAACCGTGAGGGCGCAGTGGTCAGCTGTGAGGTGCTGCTGCGCTGGCATTCGCCGTTGCTGGGCACCGTCTCGCCCGGTGAGTTCATCCCCATCGCCGAGCGCGCCGGGTTGTTTCCGAAGATCGACAGCTGGGTGATCGACCAGGCGCTGGCGGGCTATCCAGCACTGGTCGAGCTGTTTGGCGCCGGTGTGATCCTGGCGATCAACGTGTCCTCCGCGCAGTTGACCGACGACCGCCTGTGCAACTATCTGATCGAACGCGCCGCGCATTACGGTATCTGCCCCAACCGCATCGAGATCGAGCTGACCGAAACCTATGCGGCAGAGCTGAGCAGCCAAACCATGGAAGTGGTACGCACCATTCGCATGGCAGGCTTCCGCGTGGCCATCGACGATTTCGGCGTCGGCTATACCTCGATCCAGCAGCTCCTCGAATACCCGGCCGATACCATCAAGCTGGACATGGCCATCGTCGAGCGGCTGACCCGGCCCGAGATGCAACAGAGCCTGACGGCAATCGTCGCGTTCTGCCGGGCACAGGGTAAGCGGGTCAATGCCGAGGGTGTGGACACGCTGGAAAAGCAATCGGCGTTGCTGCAGGCCGGCTGCGATCTGTTCCAGGGTTACCTGATTTCGCCGCCGCGCTCAGTCAGCGCGCTGAAGGACTGGGTGGCCGTCCGCAATAGCGCCCATTCCGAGCTGCGCCTCGACCTGATGCCCAGTCGCACGCTCCCTGCCGAGAGCTAA
- a CDS encoding DUF4810 domain-containing protein: MTRNANCGAAIAALLSAALLTGCANNQSTQLYHWEGYQPQVYEHFKHETGPQEQIAALEASLQKARAADRSPPPGFHAHLGMLYADVGKADQVRQQFETEKALFPESAAYMDFLMRNVAK, from the coding sequence ATGACACGTAATGCAAACTGCGGCGCGGCCATTGCCGCGCTACTGTCGGCCGCACTGCTCACCGGTTGCGCCAACAACCAGTCGACTCAGCTGTACCACTGGGAAGGCTATCAGCCGCAGGTGTACGAACATTTCAAGCATGAAACCGGCCCGCAGGAGCAGATCGCCGCGCTCGAGGCCAGCCTGCAGAAGGCGCGCGCAGCCGACCGCTCTCCGCCACCCGGCTTTCACGCTCACCTGGGCATGCTGTACGCCGACGTTGGAAAGGCTGACCAGGTGCGCCAGCAATTCGAAACCGAAAAAGCCCTGTTCCCCGAGTCCGCTGCCTATATGGACTTCCTCATGCGCAACGTAGCGAAGTAA
- a CDS encoding DUF1028 domain-containing protein yields MTFSIVARCPRTGQFGIAAATAMPAVGKLLTHAAAGVGAVATQARINPYLGIDGLALLREGCEANQVIERLKLTDPCMSQRQVAVIDKQGRIACWTGEQCLPWSGSLSGEDFCVQGNRLTGRDVLEAVAGALDRTRTLPLVERLMEALAAGDSLGGDRKGESSATVYVVDQEEYPLWDIRVDHHSDPLTELRRLHGVFEREVLPEMLRMPTRANPAGAAEEDPV; encoded by the coding sequence ATGACATTTTCGATCGTTGCACGATGCCCACGCACCGGCCAGTTCGGAATCGCGGCCGCTACCGCCATGCCTGCGGTCGGCAAGCTGCTGACCCACGCCGCGGCGGGCGTCGGCGCCGTGGCGACTCAGGCGCGGATCAATCCGTATCTCGGCATCGACGGGCTGGCGCTGTTGCGTGAGGGCTGCGAGGCGAATCAGGTCATCGAGCGCCTCAAACTGACTGACCCCTGCATGTCCCAGCGGCAGGTGGCGGTGATCGACAAACAGGGGCGGATCGCGTGCTGGACTGGTGAGCAGTGTCTGCCGTGGTCCGGGTCGCTCAGTGGTGAAGATTTCTGCGTGCAGGGCAACCGGCTGACCGGCCGAGATGTGCTTGAAGCGGTGGCTGGCGCGCTCGATCGCACCCGTACCTTACCGCTGGTGGAGCGCCTGATGGAGGCGCTTGCCGCGGGTGACAGCCTCGGTGGCGACCGCAAAGGCGAGTCGTCGGCCACTGTCTATGTGGTCGACCAGGAGGAATATCCCCTCTGGGACATTCGCGTCGATCACCATAGCGATCCGCTGACCGAGTTGCGCCGGCTGCATGGCGTGTTCGAGCGCGAGGTTCTGCCCGAAATGCTGCGCATGCCGACCCGCGCCAATCCTGCCGGTGCCGCTGAAGAAGACCCCGTCTGA